A genomic segment from Necator americanus strain Aroian chromosome III, whole genome shotgun sequence encodes:
- a CDS encoding hypothetical protein (NECATOR_CHRIII.G11996.T1) encodes MPLCLTFIDLKKAFDSVETEAVVEALGNQGVPTQYIKVLRELYSNFTTGISPFYKNIITDVKRGFRQGDTISPKIFTATHENAMRKLEWDDMRVKVDGRQLHHLRFADYIVLITSSISQAERMLTKFDETCGCIGLQLNLQKTIFMPNR; translated from the coding sequence atgccgctctgtcttaCCTTCAtagacttgaagaaggccttcgactcagttgagacggaagcggtcgtggaagccttgggcaaccaaggcgtccctactcagtacataaaggtacttcgagagttgtacagtaacttcacgaccgggatttcgccattctacaagaacatcatcactgacgtgaagagggggttccgacagggtgatacaatttcacccaaaatattcacagccacccacgagaacgcaatgcgaaagttagaatgggacgacatgagagtgaaggttgatggtcggcagctacaccatttgcgttTTGCTGAttacatcgtactgataacatccagcatcagccaagcggaacgaatgctgaccaaattcgacgaaacatgtggatgcatcggtcttcagctgaatctacaaaagacgatatTCATGCCGAACAGATGa
- a CDS encoding hypothetical protein (NECATOR_CHRIII.G11997.T2), which produces MIFPEWRAASIACALTALPALLIIIFIFPESPTWLHNKGRLEEMRIAERYIARFARIEYKPVAHKKIEHNKNLCEMLHTGGLHRRLFVLWTMWFVASVCGYATDLNSNTISGDFFMNQIIFSILIAVSKMVLVTVDTFIPSFSRRTLHQGAQTVVCLCFLVLFFLTMQGYQGIATLIINVTGTIFIEYTWDACYLCAVESMETSCRASATGTCSLMARVGAIIAPLVSHVTT; this is translated from the exons ATGATCTTCCCGGAATGGAGAGCGGCCAGCATTGCATGCGCTCTCACTGCGCTTCCTGCTCTCTTGATAATTATCTTCATCTTTCCTGAAAGTCCTACTTGGCTCCATAACAAG GGTCGACTGGAAGAGATGCGAATCGCAGAGAGATATATCGCCAGATTTGCTCGAATTGAGTACAAGCCCGTGGCCCACAAGAAAATCGAACACAACAAG AACTTGTGCGAAATGTTGCACACCGGCGGTCTCCATCGCCGCCTGTTCGTGTTGTGGACTATGTGGTTTGTTGCCTCAGTTTGTGGATACGCTACAGACCTGAACTCAAACACAATTAGCGGGGACTTCTTCATGAATCAAATCATATTCTCCATTCTCATTGCTGTCTCTAAAATG GTATTAGTCACCGTGGACACTTTTATTCCTTCGTTCAGTCGGCGAACTCTTCATCAAGGAGCTCAAACTGTAGTTTGTTTATGCttccttgttttatttttcctcacaATGCAGGGATATCAG GGTATTGCAACTCTTATTATCAACGTCACCGGCACGATATTCATCGAGTACACTTGGGATGCTTGTTACCTTTGTGCAGTGGAGTCCATGGAAACATCTTGTCGCGCCAGTGCCACCGGAACCTGCTCTCTAATGGCACGAGTCGGCGCTATTATTGCTCCACTCGTCAGTCATGTTACCACTTAA